A stretch of DNA from Acidobacteriota bacterium:
TCGTTAACGCGTGTCGAGTGGCATTGACCGATCTCGCGGAAGTAGTGATTAGCTTTGGGGATTACGTCTTTCGCGCATGCCGCGCCCAGAAGAAAGACGAGAAGAGGTTTGATGCTTTCGAATCCCCGGCATACTTTCCGATTGCGTATATTACAGAGACCATCGACGTGCAGCCCATAGCCTTCACGAAATCCAAGAAGTCTTCAAAAGGAATTCAGCCATCAGACTTCCAGCCCTTCTACGAGTCTGGAATACTACAGATTGAACTTATTCCCGGTCTCGAACCCGAGCTTGTGTCGCCAATGTTAGAGGCAACCCTGTGCAAAGGGATCATTCTGAAGTCCTTCGGTGCGGGCAACGTCCCCGATGAACCTCTCTATTCGTTCATTCCATTAATAGAGGAAGCTGTGCATGAAAAAGGTATACCGGTGATAATTACGAGCCAGTTTCCAGCAAACTCAACGATGAACACTGCATATGAACCTGGAGTGAAGGCCAAAGACGCAGGCGCAATACCGACAGGAAACATGACAAGTGCGGCGGCGGCCACCAAGTTCAGGTGGGTGCTAGCGTTGGCAAATAGGCTGAAGTTGGACGGACACGAGAAAATCAAATACGTACGTAAAATGATGTCGCATGTGTTCATCGGTGAAATGAGTGTTGGAGTTGATTCTATCGACGGACCTCCTTCGGTCCAAGATCGCTAGCTGGCAGGCTTGGAATGATCGATCTAGAGACGCTATTTGAGAAACACAACCTAGACCGGGAGCGCTTCGACTGGGCTACGCACCATCTCAACGAGCTGAATGCGATCTGCGAAGACTACGAAGGTTTTCGGGAGAAACTTCATCCACTCGCCAGCTATCTTGCCGACGTCTTGAGACAAGGAGGCGACAAAGTCCACTCAATTAGATTTCGATTGAAGGATCCAGAGCATCTGATCGTGAAGATCATCAGAAAAGAAGATCGTGTTCCTATTGACAGGAGCAATTACAGAGTCAGAATCAAGGATCTAATTGGACTCCGCGCGTTGCACCTATTTAAGGAGGATTGGGTTTACATTGATGAGTATATCAGGGCTAAATGGAGGCTGGCGGAAAACCCCACTGCCAGCGTACGCAAGGGGGATCGCGAGGAGCTAATAGAGGATTTCAAGAAGGCTGGTTGTAAAATAAGGGAGCATAAGGCTGGATACCGCTCGGTTCACTACTTGATCCGGACGCAACTGGACAAAGAGACGCAGGTAGCGGAAATCCAAGTTCGGACGATTTTTGAAGAAGGATGGAGCGAAATCGATCACCTAATTCGCTACCCAGACAATCTTACCACCGAACGGAATGAAGGATTGTTAGGCATTCTCAACAAGCATGCAGGAAGTGCAGATGACCTGGGTTCATTTATTAGGGATATCCAAGAAGAATACCTTGGAGATCGGCAGGTGCCCCGCTCGGGTCGAGCAACACAGATGCTAGCAAAACAGAGGAACGAGAGGGTTGATAGAATGAACATAGAGAAGAAAGAGAAGAGTTATATCAAGCAGGGCCTTGAGGATCTCGATAAATCTGCGCGTGAGGAATCTCTCCCTAAAGAATCGGCGGGAAAATTTAGTCAAGCAA
This window harbors:
- a CDS encoding asparaginase translates to MDRVCVIYTGGTIGMKEVNGVLRPPDSADEFLEMAPELQSFVEVELVQLLHKDSTNITPGDWVAMANAIYERRNAFNGIVVAHGTDTMHFSSSAVAFALGLGLDFPVVFTGSQTIPSVPGGDARRNLVNACRVALTDLAEVVISFGDYVFRACRAQKKDEKRFDAFESPAYFPIAYITETIDVQPIAFTKSKKSSKGIQPSDFQPFYESGILQIELIPGLEPELVSPMLEATLCKGIILKSFGAGNVPDEPLYSFIPLIEEAVHEKGIPVIITSQFPANSTMNTAYEPGVKAKDAGAIPTGNMTSAAAATKFRWVLALANRLKLDGHEKIKYVRKMMSHVFIGEMSVGVDSIDGPPSVQDR
- a CDS encoding RelA/SpoT domain-containing protein, whose product is MIDLETLFEKHNLDRERFDWATHHLNELNAICEDYEGFREKLHPLASYLADVLRQGGDKVHSIRFRLKDPEHLIVKIIRKEDRVPIDRSNYRVRIKDLIGLRALHLFKEDWVYIDEYIRAKWRLAENPTASVRKGDREELIEDFKKAGCKIREHKAGYRSVHYLIRTQLDKETQVAEIQVRTIFEEGWSEIDHLIRYPDNLTTERNEGLLGILNKHAGSADDLGSFIRDIQEEYLGDRQVPRSGRATQMLAKQRNERVDRMNIEKKEKSYIKQGLEDLDKSAREESLPKESAGKFSQANPPSRHSQMIKEVFFGRVDDSKD